Part of the Vigna unguiculata cultivar IT97K-499-35 chromosome 3, ASM411807v1, whole genome shotgun sequence genome, ttatatatatttcaatttaaactatcaaataaaatttcatataattactacatttttttttaatttttagaaacattgataaaatataattaataaaataaaaaagtatttaaaaaaacatatattcaaGTTTAGAAATAATGTAAACATCTCTTTACTTTCCTTCccaaaattataatgaaatatacatttttatatattaataaaaattataatacacaatttaaataaattcgaacaaaaaataatattaaactaataataattagaatttaatataaatattttaaataaaattcataacaaTTACTATCAACGGTTTATGAGATTAAATACTTATGTAAGAAATacttgtataaaaaaaaataacaaaaaaatattaaaagaaataaaaatatttaaatgtgagaTTAAAAGCTATTCGATTTATTGTAATTGATAACATACCATTTGAATATAAGTGTACAAAGTTTTTGATAAGAATAAAAGTATTTGGAGATGTAAATTCATTTTGTGGATATACAACCAGCcaaaccattaaaaaaaatgaggaaaagtgtgtaaaaaaaaatttatcaaactaaacaataaaaatatcatatatatatatatatatatataattgaaaaaattagatATTACTAACATCCATACCTATACTAATTAAGATGAAAATGCTCTGTAAAAAATGAAATCGAGTTGAAATACTATTCTATCCGTCATTACTAATTTATACAAtgtaattatacttaaaataattaaataacgtATATATGAagtggttaataatttatttttaaaataaattatcgtTATATTATAAACAAAGGAAAAGTTTAACCGAGCCTTTTTCCTTttcaagataaaataatttcaacattATTTCAGTTATTCTGTTTGAGTAGAATGTAATAAagtcatattaattaaatattaaataattatttaacaaaattattgttatttgttaATTGCAAcgcttatttatttatttatttttccatgAATAAATTCAAGAGTTTTAATTTTGAtgcaaataaaaacttaaaaataacatGCAGCCACATTTCTAGAAGATAATTAACTTTTCAAACATACCACGGCTGTATAGAATTCTTCTAATGATTGAACACTACTTTACCAGATGACAATGTaagaaagttataaaaataaatcgttaaataaatattaatatttgatacACACTACACTTTGCAtcaatagtaaaataaaataaaaaataaaaatctaattacATCAATGTCTTgtattgttatttaattatatttaatgattaATAAAGGTTAAATCCAATGAAGTGAtgagttataatattttataataactatttcATGTCTCAatttcttccaagtaataaatTCGATAATTCCTATTACTCATCACCATcttgaaagtaaaaaaagtgtactattatttaaatccttaaaaagaaattgaattaaaCAATGTAGaacttttaaattgaattaaacaatGTAAAACTCTTTACCTTTTACaataaacaaaaactatttcatatattacattaatttctttctcttttcatcCCAAAGTAACACACACCATAGATGAATTGTTTATTCTTGAAAGTTCTAGGGTGCATGAAGATCAATccatgatgaaaaaaaaaaaaaagtgtaagtGAAGGACCATGGGGAATAAAGCCCTAGACATATCTTTTTTATAGATGAGGTATATAATCTACGAAAAAAATAGTACTAAAACAAAAGTTGTTCAAGTAGGAGtgtatctttttttcttcttcttgtacATGCAttgtatctttttttttttcatgttactttttcctttttatttgtttgttcttttataCTATTCCTAGTTCCTTGTTTCTACCACTTTTCTCCACAAAAGCATTTGTATGAGAAGAGTAAAACCCGCCATCATCTTCGGAATTTTCCTTTCCAATTTCTTCTCCCACTCACTTCACCTTTACTTTTTCTTCCCtcttatatatgtataatactCTATttgttttctcaaattttttcttaattaattttcttattttcatacattcttaaaacttttattaacgTGAACTTGGACAAGTCTTTTATAGATGAAAtttctcttttcaaaatttgaatatttaggtgaaGTTAGGATATGTTTGGTTCAGCGAATTAATTCTCCAACGCAGAAAAAAGAATTAGTTGTTTTTCATTCaacttgattttttattttttaattgattttgaaaaccAAACACTACACATACTCATTCTACAttagaaaatcaaaatttgatgcaaaatcAAACACGCACTTAAATGGTTGTCCATTATGAAGGTTTGGTTGGTTACAATTattatttagggttaaatatgttttggtccctcaaatcttagtaaaattaaaattagtcaatcttcaacacttttgaccaatttaatcattcatcctcaaaaatacgtgaatttagtcattttaaccaatttttaagtttatctaacgtttcaagcgtatttcatgataacatttgaattgtttatcccatttgacacattttccgctttaatgttaactcaaatattatcataagatacgtttaaaatgtcaaataaacctaagaaaatttggtaagaatgactaaattcacgtatttctaaagatgaatgactaaattaatataaagtttcgaatatggattaatttcaaaatttactaaaatttgagggatcaaacatatttaaccctattatttaattgaaatttattttatagggagcgagaaataaaaaatttcatctgCCATTAAAATAAACCATATACCTCATACTCCATTTCCTTTAAAAAAGTTGTATTGTGCATGTGCAATTTCCATttagttttcttatttaatcagaagaaaaaaaaaaagtcaaaatttcaaataaaaaacatcacGAGAATACTTAAAGACAAAAGTAAGGAGTAGTAAAAAGACAAAGAAGATAGCGGCGAGAGCGAACAGCAACCTTTACCTTTTCCTCCGACACATTGTAAACACAGACTTAAATGCTTCAAAATCTTCACTGTAAAGATTTgcgaaaggaaaataaaaataaaaatcaattactcatttttaatttttactactagaaaatttcatgaaaaacacATGAACTTGTTTTTCAAAGGTTCAGACACAAAACCCACTCTTCTTTGACTTTAATCATCATTCCTAAACGACACCGTATTCAACATTATACTTCTCAGtgtctatatttattatttatatgctTCGTTTCACTTCACTGTCACTCCAAAAATTCATTTGCCATGGCCGTTCCCTTCGCCCTGGTTTTCTTCGCCGGAGTTGTTCTTGCCGGAGCTTCCAGGGAGCTCCGGCCATCGGAACACGGCCTTACCTTCCAGACACTCTCACCGGCGGGGGCACATTCCTCGCCGGAGATGCGCTCCTTCTTCAACAGCGCCAACTCCTCGCCGGCCATGTCCTCCTCCTCAGACGTCGCATTGCCGCGGGCCATGGACTCCGGCGACGCCTCCCCGCCTGCGTGGTGGCAGTCCGCCGGAGGCCATGGAGGAGACGGCGTGGGGAAGGCGCTGACGGTGGCGAGCCTGGTCTGCGGCGTGGCCGGCGCGGTTCTGCTGGTGGTTTCGGGCTTGATCTATTTGTTCAAGCACCGGAACAGAAAGCAGAAGAAGCTAAACGCAGCGTTTCGCGTCGAGAATGGGAATGAAGGTGAAAATGATGAAGTGGAGAACAACAAATTGCAATTGGTGGTACGCAACCCTTAGAATTGCGCTCTATTGTTcacattttgattttgatttttcattGCTTCGTTCATTTTTCTCAGTAGTGTTGTATGATTAATTCCACGTTGCATGTAAAGCGTAGCGTAACGGTGTTAGATTTATgactttattatataataatataatatatatactttttttatttatttcacgtttttctattcttctttgtTAAATAACCAACGcatataattaaacaaattacttttataaatattattaagataaaaaaagtacaaaataataattataaaatgcgTGTACAAACATGACCTTATAAGGAATATACGTGCTCGTTATATCACAGGAATGCCCTcccaaaatttcttctttttcttctccttttgacGCGTCGTACTGTTACTGATCAGGAATTCAAATACGGTTTCCTTTCAATCCAAATCCAAGAATGCTTCGTTCAGTTCTAGATTAGTGTTTCCTGTAATGAAGAGGAAATGTACATAAacatcaattgataaaaaatatgtaaaatgaaTGACAACATTGTGTACTCAAAATTTGAATAAGTAGtcacttttttttaagttttctgacaaaagaaattgttttttttatataaaagataaaaaaatgtttttttaatcagATAAACTGTTTTTTATGGGCACAATTACAGCAACTAAACCTTTGAGCATCTAAGATCTAATATTGATTCACTCATACAGATAGTCAAATTTCAAATCAACAAAATCTTGGAAAATTAGGTTATTCGGGCAATTAATGTTGTTCAAACAACACTCTTGGTCAAGTAATTACCCTTTTTTATCattcatttttgtatttaacTTTACCTTTTTATAGTATTACTgcaccaagcaaggtaaagaAAACGTTAATAAAGTTAAAGTGTtgtttagttaaatatttatatattttcttgaaactatagatattcaaatattttcttgatcatttaaaaaaaaatcataaatgacTACTATTGTAAAACAGAAAGTTATTAAACAACACCGGGATTATGCAGAAAATGGGAATAATTTTCACATTTCGCTCAAAATGAAACATGGgacaaaaattaacaaatatattttctcacagAAATTTTATAGTGTTCATGCTTGTAAACTTAAAGGGATATATATTCAGCGGGAGGAAAGTGGAAAAATATATCTAAGCTCAAATATATTATGGTTTTTTTAAGAATGCATTTTTGTATTGAAACAGAGACATGGAAACTGACATGCAGCTAATAAAATCCATTATTTCTGCATCAAAAACTTCATTAGGTgtagtttaataatttagttgTAAGAATTAGAGAAATGAACACAAAATGTTTAGTTATGTGTCATAGAATGATGGCCAAAAACAGCACagaattagaaaagaaaaatcatgatAAGAAAATGGAAAGTTTAACTAACAGTAATTTACCTAATGATCAAAAGGCATCCACTCAAGTGCTAACTCTAATTCTCCAGATTCAACGTTCTGGAGCTTGATTAATATCTCCTGTTTAACTTTACCACCAACAATTTTGACTTCGCTATCATCTATAAGCGCATTGTCTTGAGATTTCATCCATATTCCTATCTGCATATCCTCAAACATACTAGGATCTCCATAGTTCATTGCAGATGAAATCAGGGGTTGAAGATCAATGTCTGCTTCCCCCATTATATCATCAGATGAAAAAAAGTCATAATCAAATACCTTCTGCAATGCAATGTAACCAGCGGTTATGATAATTTCCCATGTTTTTGTATCTTCATACcataacacacacacacacacatacaaagACAGCTAGAAGCATCACACATTCAGATCCAAATAAGATACCCCAAACGGGTGGCTACTTGCTCCAAACTATAGTCCCATTAGAGGATGGTTGGGGAAAGTAGTATTTGATTTCCAATGTAGGCAATGGGTGTAAGAGAGAAGGAACCTTTGAGTAGGGTTTGGTTGAGGTAACATATGGATTTGGTTTTACAATGAAAAAAGAATCATGCATTGTTGAGTATTTGGATTCTTTGTTGGATTTTGCTGTACTGTTTCTTTTGCCTGTGTCTTCAAAATACACTGCTAAGCaccaattttaatgttttaaaatatattgaaaagatTTTTAAAGTACCAAcactaatatattttgaagGCACATTAGAGGACAACACAGAAAAACCCAATAAAGAATCTGAACTCCATTGTTGAAGAATTAGGAAGAAGGAAGCTCGAGTGATTTGGATGCATATAGCAGAAATGTAGAATAGACAAAGAgtttgtttccattttctaaCAAAGACAAGATGAAATTCAACCTTACCAAATTCAATAATGGAAATGGCCTAGTGACAGACAGCATAAGTTCTTCATTCCAGACTGGATTCAAATTACTCTTTACTACAGTTGTCTGAACAGTCTGAAGATGTAGCACCAAAAAGCCAATTCAGAAAGAAAGTTATCAATGTCTAGCACTCttcaaatgaaaattaaaattaaaacataaagaaaagaagTTTCTCAAGCATATATACCAATGAGAACTGAGAACAACCAACCTGTTGGCCAAGTGTGAAGATAACATATGGATCACTGGTCATCATATCTCTGATAGCTAAATCTGTGCCTTTGATCACTTTTACCTTCAAATTTCCAATAAATCCTCCCTTTCCGTCCTGTCATGACCATAAATATCAGTCAAACATCCAAGGAAAACCACTCCAATTACAAAGCTTTCATCGGAGTATAACATCAACTTAACTCAGTGGAGATGTAGTTTTTACATTGATATGCTAACACAACATATGTTCAACAAACAAACACAACTCCTCCAAtcaaaggaaataaaatatgaaatataatcaCCTCATGCGAACCGCTAGTACTTCGCAAATTATCCATAATCCCTTTACTATTCATTCTTCCCGACTTAATGCGCAAACTAGGTTTAACAAATTCTTGACGTTCATACTTCGACCTGCAGTAAAAATTGCCACAGTTAAAATGTCACTCTTAACTTGAGCATTGATAATTTTGGTATCATAGattgtgaataaaaaaatactggTCTCGTTGATGATGCTGCAATGAGCAATATCCCAACCCCACCTTTGATCAGTCAATGATCAACCTAGGACAATGAACTGCCACTACAAATAGTAGCAGAAAATAACGTAATCTTGAAAATAAATGACTCAGCAAAGccaaatggtaaaaaaaaacatgagaaaGAGAGAGCATAGATGTTCATGTCAATATCATCAAAAGTAGCCTAAAAGCTTTACCCACTCTGTGGTGATcataaatatcataaatttataaaactagcAAAATGATGCTAAGAATGATGAGAAATTATCTAACCGGATGAAATTTTTGCGCAGCTCATGATTGGCATCTGGTCCTGGTTTTACACTTCCTTGTGAAATATAAGCCTCATAAATTGAATTAGCAGAAGAATTTCCTCCAACTTCAATCATTGCATCTATTTCCTCATCTGACCATTCATCCAATGTCACAGACAAAACCtgaaagtaaaagtaaaatgttcTAACGCTTTAATTCATGGCCAAATAAATTAGTTCTTTACACTATTTACTAGATAGACACAACTCATTGAAAAACAAGCAGGGCAagatatgatttaaaaaatgaaaaacttcaTGCACCTTGCCTTAGTGGCTTAGGCACGCCATCAAAATAGCTAGTTTACTTCTTAGTCAAGAGTTACAGAGATTCATTTCTTACTTCTTATTATTACAGATAGAATCTGTACCTGTAAGTTGGTTGGTTCTGCTAtctttgatataaaatttcactTGCATCATGTATAAATTTGGACAAATTCAGAATTAAAAAGACCTAGttttctacattttattttagatcatgtcagaaaaatgtgaaaaaactAAGCCTATATGACAATGTGAAAAGAACATGGCTGGTCTGCCAGCACATACAAGATAAGACAGTAGATATGAACAAAGGAATGCACCCAAACAAAGTAAAGTTCACCCGACCACTTCATAGTTACAGACATGTAAGTGTGGTTGTTTGTTCTTTTCTCATCAAATCAAGTTGAACccatttcaaaaaataactaGCCATGCCATGTATGTAGGTTATTATTAGTCTCTCATTTTGTTCTAGACAAAAGAAGAAGGATTTCAGTTTATATATTCATTGGTAAAAATAAAACCTTCTAAGTAAAGTGGGTCAGGAACAGTTTACCTTTGATATATGAGCGCCAAGACTTCTGTGCACACCACAGCATTTTAGGCATATAAAAACTCCAATATTCGCTGATCTGCAGAAGCAATTAGAAAAATGATTCACAATTAGGAGGTAAAATGCATCccatattttctattttagcAAAATTCATGTAGTTAGCTTCTTATAACTTAGTCACAAGGATCATAAGAAATCCTTCAAGAAAATAGTCAACATTCAGACTCCAGTTTTGAGTATTATAATCAGTGATCATGACCATAAaccactaaaagaaaaagaaaaaaaaaaggtgcatAGGTGAATATACTTACGCCCATTGAGGATCTGGAGCATTACAATCAGCACAAAAACGATTATCTTTTTGAAGCAATAAATCCTTCAACCTTCTTTTACCTGTAAGAGACCTGCCAATCGTTCAACTTCTCAAGAAAATAACTTTACTTTCACAATTAGACATGGAAATCAGAATAAGTGAGTTTGTTTTGTTCTTCATGATTCATTGGTATCAAATCTTTATGGTGTTTCTCTTCAAACATAAAAGAAGCTTGAGTTCATTCTATTATAAGAAATAAGCctgttcttttttcttctttgccGAACCTAAAAGGCTATTTATTTAAAGGCTTATTTTGCATCAAGGCTTTGAAAAAAGACAACAGCCACAAGCCTTGGTTTTCAAACTGCATTtagatgatttttatttttaaaactttgtacccCTTCCagttttatttttgatttttttaaatcaacaatCCTAGCCTAATATACCACCAGATTACAGCTTCATCTAACTCATCAATCATctattcatattattattattattattcttattatgaTATAGTTGTTAAATGGATCAAAGTATCATTTTTCTGTTAGTTATTCTTATGCTGACTTTAATAGGGATAAAACAGTTAAACACGTGAGAGCATGAAATTAAGAATCATTGCATACTTGAGACAGGCCTTCCAAGTTCACTCATTGCCACCTCTGAAGCCAGCAATAGTTCAAACTGCAACTCCTGTAATAGCAGCCAAGCTAATAAAGAACCTGAAAGAAACACAGAAAGAAAGATCTCGTTatagacaacaacaaaacaagaaGCCACACATAATCCTATTATAACACCACTTTCCTTCTACAGTAATCTTTAGTTCCCCAATTccccaaaaaaataatttaaataaaaaccagtatttgaataattaacGTCATCAATAGAATTACCCATCAGATTAATCTTTCAGGAGAAAGGAGGGGAAGATAGAAAGTTCAAGCATCAAAACCAAGAATTAGAAAAGAAGCAAATTTTGGTATTATATGAAAACATCATCATTGTTCTCTCCTCTGCGTGTTGAATATTGAACTTTCTTACAGTATAATTAGAATTTTGCAAGCATTTACGTACATTATTCATTcgcaacaaatatataaatgataacaATGGGGGCAACCTCTTAccccattttcatttttcaattgaagaaacccaaaaattcaacaaaaaaaaacagagaagaaGAACGTTCATAAAGAAAGTACTGAACCAGAGCTACAACAAAAATTTATCAGGAACCTTAAATTCGATATATCCTCGGTTACAGCGAATGCAAATGGTCGTCAAAGGGTGAAAAAATGTCGGATTTCTGGGTGTtaggaatttttttatttttttctgaaagaacGTTTGCACTTAACGAATTATGTTCTTGAGGTGACACGAGggaaaggagaagaaaatgaaaagaagagagagaaactaAAAATTGAGAGTGCAAAGATAGATTacagagaaaaaagaagaagagaataaaaatagCTGTGAATGAATGAATCGAAAGAGGTGAATTTGAAATCCACAAGAGAGAATGAGATATAAGGAAGGTTTGTGATATGTCTTTTCATCATTTCATGTCAAAATTTGTTGGCATCACCAATGTTCATACAATTGTTTTTCTTATTGTAGTTAATTAACTGTCACTGCATgattaaaaaagattaattttgcTTAATCTCAATCATGTTTAATTAATCCACTCTGGATTGTATTAGCTAGTTGGAAATTAtggaaataaatgaaaataataatttaagaaaatat contains:
- the LOC114179145 gene encoding uncharacterized protein LOC114179145; translated protein: MAVPFALVFFAGVVLAGASRELRPSEHGLTFQTLSPAGAHSSPEMRSFFNSANSSPAMSSSSDVALPRAMDSGDASPPAWWQSAGGHGGDGVGKALTVASLVCGVAGAVLLVVSGLIYLFKHRNRKQKKLNAAFRVENGNEGENDEVENNKLQLVVRNP
- the LOC114179479 gene encoding ADP-ribosylation factor GTPase-activating protein AGD12-like yields the protein MSELGRPVSSKRRLKDLLLQKDNRFCADCNAPDPQWASANIGVFICLKCCGVHRSLGAHISKVLSVTLDEWSDEEIDAMIEVGGNSSANSIYEAYISQGSVKPGPDANHELRKNFIRSKYERQEFVKPSLRIKSGRMNSKGIMDNLRSTSGSHEDGKGGFIGNLKVKVIKGTDLAIRDMMTSDPYVIFTLGQQTVQTTVVKSNLNPVWNEELMLSVTRPFPLLNLKVFDYDFFSSDDIMGEADIDLQPLISSAMNYGDPSMFEDMQIGIWMKSQDNALIDDSEVKIVGGKVKQEILIKLQNVESGELELALEWMPFDH